One genomic window of Quercus lobata isolate SW786 chromosome 9, ValleyOak3.0 Primary Assembly, whole genome shotgun sequence includes the following:
- the LOC115961625 gene encoding metal transporter Nramp5-like produces MRSQELQQVSDVVPPSSSWGGGSNRIAALNLEGTPPPNITDSPDHKQFDHHDEDSKKPGWRKFLSYVGPGFLVSLAYLDPGNLETDLQAGANHRFELLWVILIGLIFALIIQSLAANLGVSTGKHLSELCKAEYPKYVKYCLWLLAEVAVIAADIPEVIGTAFALNILFHIPIWTGVLITGLSTLLLLGLQRYGVRKLELLITILVFVMAACFFGEMGYVKPPAVAVLKGMFVPKLSGQGATGDAIALLGALVMPHNLFLHSALVLSRKIPNSVHGINDACRYFLIESGFALFVAFLINVAIVSVSGTVCSANNISNETANQCSDLNLNSASFLLKSVLGRSSSTVYAIALLASGQSSTITGTYAGQFIMQGFLDLKMKKWIRNLMTRCIAITPSLIVSIIGGSNGAARLIIIASMILSFELPFALIPLLKFSSSATKMGPHKNSIYVIVISWILGIGIIGINIYYLSTGFVDWLIHNNLPKVANVFVGLLVFPLMLFYILAIIYLTIRKDTVVTFVVPVKHDHPVAQNNMEHGLGNSCEVGELDHIPYRENLADIPLPK; encoded by the exons atgagaagcCAAGAACTGCAGCAAGTAAGTGATGTTGTACCACCATCATCTTCATGGGGTGGAGGGAGCAATCGTATAGCTGCCCTTAATCTAGAGGGAACCCCACCCCCCAATATCACTGATAGTCCTGATCATAAACAGTTTGATCATCATGATGAGGACTCTAAG AAACCTGGGTGGAGAAAGTTCTTATCATACGTAGGCCCTGGATTCCTTGTCTCCTTAGCTTATCTTGACCCAGGCAATT TGGAAACTGATCTGCAGGCTGGAGCAAATCACAGATTTGAG CTACTGTGGGTGATACTTATTGGGTTGATCTTTGCGCTCATAATTCAATCGCTAGCTGCAAATCTTGGTGTAAGCACCG GCAAACACCTTTCAGAATTATGTAAGGCTGAGTACCCAAAATATGTGAAGTATTGCCTATGGTTGCTAGCAGAGGTTGCAGTCATAGCTGCTGACATACCCGAAG TGATTGGAACAGCTTTTGCACTAAATATACTGTTCCACATCCCAATTTGGACTGGAGTTCTCATTACTGGTTTAAGTACTCTCTTACTTCTTGGCCTACAGAGATACGgg GTTAGGAAGCTGGAATTGCTGATAACAATACTGGTCTTCGTAATGGCTGCATGTTTCTTTGGAGAAATGGGTTATGTAAAGCCTCCAGCGGTTGCAGTGCTAAAGGGAATGTTTGTACCCAAGCTCAGTGGCCAAGGAGCCACCGGGGATGCCATAGCACTTTTGGGTGCCCTTGTCATGCC GCACAATCTCTTTCTCCACTCGGCTCTTGTGCTATCCAGAAAAATACCAAATTCTGTCCATGGCATTAAT GATGCATGTCGATATTTCCTAATAGAGAGCGGATTCGCATTGTTTGTTGCATTTCTAATCAATGTTGCAATTGTCTCTGTATCGGGCACCGTTTGCTCAGCCAATAATATCTCAAATGAGACTGCAAATCAATGCAGTGATCTTAACCTCAACTCAGCCTCTTTCCTTCTCAAG AGTGTATTGGGTCGGTCAAGCTCAACCGTTTATGCCATTGCATTACTAGCCTCAGGGCAAAGCTCCACCATCACAGGCACTTATGCAGGGCAATTCATCATGCAG GGTTTCTTGGATCTTAAGATGAAAAAATGGATTAGAAACCTAATGACAAGGTGCATTGCCATTACACCTAGTCTTATTGTTTCCATTATTGGAGGATCTAATGGTGCAGCCCGACTTATCATCATCGCATCG ATGATACTTTCATTTGAGCTTCCATTTGCTCTAATCCCCCTCCTTAAATTTAGTAGCAGTGCCACAAAGATGGGACCACACAAGAATTCAATATAT GTTATTGTGATCTCATGGATCCTAGGCATCGGAATCATTGGCATCAACATCTACTACCTGAGCACAGGCTTTGTGGATTGGCTAATTCACAACAATTTACCAAAGGTTGCAAATGTGTTCGTTGGGCTCCTAGTGTTTCCCTTAATGCTTTTCTACATCTTAGCAATCATCTATCTTACCATCCGAAAAGACACTGTTGTAACATTTGTTGTGCCTGTAAAGCATGACCACCCAGTAGCCCAAAACAACATGGAACACGGGCTAGGCAATTCTTGTGAGGTGGGCGAGTTGGATCACATTCCTTACAGAGAGAATTTGGCTGATATCCCACTACCAAAgtga